The following proteins are encoded in a genomic region of Bufo bufo chromosome 11, aBufBuf1.1, whole genome shotgun sequence:
- the LOC120982038 gene encoding intelectin-1-like isoform X2, with translation MLIQLMLLQIIVPLALTEDTSFCKDTSVSSKKEKILNLLSCWGDDKESTYKIDNYSESREHAIKYRSCKEIRDAFNDVKDGIYTLTTKNGMTYQTFCDMTTNGGGWTLVASIHENNIHGKCTLGDRWTSQQGNNANNPKGEGNWDNYATFGTPEGATSDDYKNPGYYDIFTKDVSVWHVPNDTPLELWRHSSLQRYRTDTGFLEHEGGNLFFLYKKYPVTFKAGTCLQHNGPAIPVVYDYGYAEKTAKFYSPNGRAQFIAGFIQFRAINNEGAALALCPGMKVTGCDAEQHCIGGGGYVGEGLTRQCGDFTSYDWDGYGTHTGWSSSKEITDAAVLVFYR, from the exons ATGTTGATTCAGCTGATGTTGCTGCAGATAATAGTACCCTTGGCTCTTACAGAAGATACCTCCTTCTGCA AAGACACATCCGTGTCCTCAAAGAAAGAGAAGATCCTGAATCTACTGTCCTGCTGGGGAGATGATAAGGAATCTACATATAAGATTGATAATTACAGTGAGAGCCGTGAACATGCTATCAAATATAGAAGCTGTAAAGAGATCCGAGATGCCTTTAATGATGTCAAAG ATGGTATCTATACTTTgaccacaaaaaatggaatgACCTACCAGACGTTCTGTGACATGACAACTAATGGTGGAGGTTGGACTTTAGTGGCAAGCATTCATGAGAATAATATACATGGTAAATGTACTTTGGGAGATCGCTGGACAAGTCAACAAGGGAATAATGCAAACAATCCAAAGGGTGAGGGTAACTGGGATAATTACGCTACGTTTGGGACACCAGAAGGAGCCACAAGTGATGATTACAAG AACCCTGGATATTATGACATCTTCACCAAAGATGTGAGTGTCTGGCATGTGCCTAATGATACCCCACTAGAGTTATGGAGGCACTCATCATTACAGAGGTATCGGACAGACACTGGCTTCCTAGAGCATGAAGGTGGAAACCTTTTCTTTTTATACAAG AAATACCCAGTAACATTCAAAGCAGGGACCTGTTTACAACATAATGGACCAGCTATTCCCGTAGTATATGACTATGGATATGCCGAAAAGACAGCCAAGTTTTACTCACCCAATGGAAGAG CGCAATttattgctggcttcattcaattCCGTGCCATCAACAACGAGGGGGCTGCCCTGGCGCTCTGCCCTGGAATGAAGGTGACCGGCTGTGATGCAGAACAA CATTGTATTGGAGGGGGAGGATATGTAGGCGAGGGGCTCACCAGACAGTGCGGAGACTTCACTTCTTATGACTGGGATGGATATGGCACACATACCGGATGGAGTTCCAGCAAAGAAATAACAGACGCGGCAGTTCTGGTCTTCTACCGTTAG
- the LOC120981476 gene encoding olfactory receptor 998-like: MSANNQTAVLEFLLLGFRNLHAFKFLLFTLLLLVYVVSLCGNLLIVALVLFSSLLRSPMYFFLSHLSFCDTVFSTNILPKMLQVIIHEGSTLSVAGCIAQYHVFGFSATTESFLLTVMSYDRYLAICHPLRYSAIMSLSLQVLLVASSWLLSLVVTLTSLILICRLQFCGPNVIDHFFCDVAPLLELSCSDTSLVKIEIYVCSVPIVLFPFLFIIGSYISIFLSIVRISSTCGRQKAFSTCSSHLTVVSLYYVTLFTVYVVPTSISSLNLNKILSLLYTVVTPLFNPIVYSLRNQEIKSTLEVQLFGRHRY, from the coding sequence ATGAGTGCAAACAACCAAACAGCTGTTTTAGAGTTCCTCCTGTTGGGATTCAGAAACCTTCATGCGTTTAAGTTTCTACTATTCACTTTGCTCCTCCTAGTGTATGTTGTATCATTGTGTGGTAACCTCCTGATTGTGGCTTTGGTTCTATTCAGTAGCCTTCTCCGGTCTCCTATGTACTTTTTCCTCAGTCATTTGTCCTTTTGTGACACTGTGTTCTCTACCAACATCTTGCCAAAGATGCTTCAGGTCATAATACATGAAGGCAGTACATTGTCCGTAGCGGGCTGCATTGCTCAGTATCATGTTTTTGGCTTCTCAGCAACCACAGAGTCATTTCTTCTCACAGTGATGTCCTATGATCGATATTTGGCCATATGTCATCCATTACGGTACAGTGCAATAATGAGTTTAAGTCTTCAAGTTCTTCTTGTGGCTTCTTCATGGTTACTAAGTTTGGTGGTGACCCTGACTTCACTTATCCTCATATGTAGGCTACAATTCTGTGGACCCAATGTGATTGACCATTTCTTTTGTGATGTTGCTCCTCTTTTGGAACTCTCTTGCTCAGACACATCTCTTGTAAAAATTGAAATATATGTATGCTCTGTCCCCATAGTactgtttccatttctgttcatAATAGGAAGTTACATCTCCATCTTCTTGAGCATAGTACGGATTTCGTCTACCTGCGGTAGGCAGAAAGCTTTTTCCACCTGTAGTTCACATCTAACTGTAGTATCCTTGTATTATGTGACACTATTCACCGTATACGTTGTACCTACCAGCATTTCATCACTGAACCTTAATAAGATCTTGTCTCTTTTATACACTGTGGTCACACCCTTGTTTAATCCCATTGTATACAGTCTAAGAAACCAGGAGATTAAATCCACACTGGAGGTCCAACTGTTTGGAAGACACAGGTATTAA
- the LOC120982040 gene encoding acyl-coenzyme A thioesterase THEM4-like has product MTMLRGCGRFIHKAKVLCDIPIQLPGTTTSSYYFSVRRQCPTEELRDFALPNATWSQNLKVLYNKFMDLSENGSWKRIPSHNTIAHHLEGDPLATGIDKRMFLRNLDDDGLGFEYCMFYNKDERRMVCLFQPGPYLEGPPGYAHGGCIATIIDSTAGAGAVYTCGSVMTANLNITYHKPIPLGCTLFLDSHVDRIERRKVYSSCQIQSHDGATLHAEATALFIKANQ; this is encoded by the exons ATGACTATGCTAAGAGGATGTGGCAGGTTCATCCACAAGGCCAAGGTTCTGTGTGATATCCCCATTCAGCTGCCAggaaccaccacctcttcctactACTTCTCC GTCAGACGGCAATGTCCTACTGAGGAACTGCGAGATTTTGCATTGCCTAATGCCACATGGAGCCAGAACCTGAAGGTTCTATACAACAAATTCATGGACCTCAGTGAAAATGGCAGCTGGAAACGGATCCCTTCCCACAACACCATTGCTCATCATTTAGAAG GTGACCCTCTCGCAACTGGGATAGACAAACGGATGTTCCTCAGAAACTTAGACGATGATGGTCTCGGATTTGAGTACTGCATGTTTTATAACAAGGATGAGAGGAGAATGGTCTGTCTTTTCCAGCCTGGCCCCTACCTTGAAGGTCCCCCAGG GTATGCCCATGGAGGCTGCATTGCCACCATTATTGACAGTACAGCTGGAGCAGGAGCCGTATATACATGTGGTAGCGTCATGACCGCTAATCTCAACATCACCTACCACAA GCCCATACCCCTAGGGTGCACCTTGTTTCTGGACAGTCATGTGGACAGAATTGAAAGAAGGAAGGTGTACTCAAGCTGTCAGATTCAAAGTCATGATGGTGCAACACTTCATGCAGAGGCCACAG CTCTCTTTATAAAGGCGAACCAATGA
- the LOC120982038 gene encoding intelectin-1-like isoform X1 → MGCRLRIKMLIQLMLLQIIVPLALTEDTSFCKDTSVSSKKEKILNLLSCWGDDKESTYKIDNYSESREHAIKYRSCKEIRDAFNDVKDGIYTLTTKNGMTYQTFCDMTTNGGGWTLVASIHENNIHGKCTLGDRWTSQQGNNANNPKGEGNWDNYATFGTPEGATSDDYKNPGYYDIFTKDVSVWHVPNDTPLELWRHSSLQRYRTDTGFLEHEGGNLFFLYKKYPVTFKAGTCLQHNGPAIPVVYDYGYAEKTAKFYSPNGRAQFIAGFIQFRAINNEGAALALCPGMKVTGCDAEQHCIGGGGYVGEGLTRQCGDFTSYDWDGYGTHTGWSSSKEITDAAVLVFYR, encoded by the exons ATGG GTTGTCGTCTTAGGATCAAGATGTTGATTCAGCTGATGTTGCTGCAGATAATAGTACCCTTGGCTCTTACAGAAGATACCTCCTTCTGCA AAGACACATCCGTGTCCTCAAAGAAAGAGAAGATCCTGAATCTACTGTCCTGCTGGGGAGATGATAAGGAATCTACATATAAGATTGATAATTACAGTGAGAGCCGTGAACATGCTATCAAATATAGAAGCTGTAAAGAGATCCGAGATGCCTTTAATGATGTCAAAG ATGGTATCTATACTTTgaccacaaaaaatggaatgACCTACCAGACGTTCTGTGACATGACAACTAATGGTGGAGGTTGGACTTTAGTGGCAAGCATTCATGAGAATAATATACATGGTAAATGTACTTTGGGAGATCGCTGGACAAGTCAACAAGGGAATAATGCAAACAATCCAAAGGGTGAGGGTAACTGGGATAATTACGCTACGTTTGGGACACCAGAAGGAGCCACAAGTGATGATTACAAG AACCCTGGATATTATGACATCTTCACCAAAGATGTGAGTGTCTGGCATGTGCCTAATGATACCCCACTAGAGTTATGGAGGCACTCATCATTACAGAGGTATCGGACAGACACTGGCTTCCTAGAGCATGAAGGTGGAAACCTTTTCTTTTTATACAAG AAATACCCAGTAACATTCAAAGCAGGGACCTGTTTACAACATAATGGACCAGCTATTCCCGTAGTATATGACTATGGATATGCCGAAAAGACAGCCAAGTTTTACTCACCCAATGGAAGAG CGCAATttattgctggcttcattcaattCCGTGCCATCAACAACGAGGGGGCTGCCCTGGCGCTCTGCCCTGGAATGAAGGTGACCGGCTGTGATGCAGAACAA CATTGTATTGGAGGGGGAGGATATGTAGGCGAGGGGCTCACCAGACAGTGCGGAGACTTCACTTCTTATGACTGGGATGGATATGGCACACATACCGGATGGAGTTCCAGCAAAGAAATAACAGACGCGGCAGTTCTGGTCTTCTACCGTTAG